From the Bubalus kerabau isolate K-KA32 ecotype Philippines breed swamp buffalo chromosome 2, PCC_UOA_SB_1v2, whole genome shotgun sequence genome, one window contains:
- the LRRC3B gene encoding leucine-rich repeat-containing protein 3B: MNLVDLWLTRSLSMCLLLQSFVLMILCFHSASMCPKGCLCSSSGGLNVTCSNANLKEIPRDLPPETVLLYLDSNQITSIPNEIFKDLHQLRVLNLSKNGIEFIDEHAFKGVAETLQTLDLSDNRIQSVHKNAFNNLKARARIANNPWHCDCTLQQVLRSMVSNHETAHNVICKTSVLDEHAGRPFLNAANDADLCNLPKKTTDYAMLVTMFGWFTMVISYVVYYVRQNQEDARRHLEYLKSLPSRQKKADEPDDISTVV, translated from the coding sequence ATGAATCTGGTGGACCTGTGGCTAACTCGCTCCCTCTCCATGTGTCTCCTCCTCCAAAGTTTCGTTCTCATGATACTGTGCTTTCATTCCGCCAGTATGTGTCCCAAGGGCTGTCTCTGTTCTTCCTCTGGGGGTTTAAATGTCACCTGTAGCAATGCGAATCTCAAGGAAATACCTAGAGATCTTCCGCCTGAAACGGTCCTCTTGTACCTGGACTCCAATCAGATCACATCCATCCCCAATGAGATTTTTAAGGACCTCCATCAACTAAGAGTTCTCAACCTGTCCAAAAACGGCATCGAGTTTATCGACGAGCACGCCTTTAAGGGAGTCGCTGAGACTCTGCAGACTCTGGACTTGTCTGACAACCGGATTCAGAGCGTGCACAAAAACGCCTTCAATAACCTGAAGGCCAGAGCCAGAATTGCCAACAACCCCTGGCACTGTGACTGTACGCTCCAGCAAGTCCTGCGGAGCATGGTGTCCAATCACGAGACAGCCCACAATGTGATCTGCAAGACCTCCGTGCTGGATGAACACGCTGGGAGGCCGTTCCTCAACGCTGCCAATGACGCCGACCTTTGTAACCTCCCTAAAAAAACGACTGACTACGCCATGCTGGTCACCATGTTTGGCTGGTTCACCATGGTGATCTCTTACGTGGTGTATTACGTGAGGCAGAATCAGGAGGACGCGCGGAGACACCTCGAATACTTGAAGTCCCTGCCGAGCAGGCAAAAGAAGGCTGACGAACCCGACGACATTAGCACCGTGGTGTAG